In Mercurialis annua linkage group LG6, ddMerAnnu1.2, whole genome shotgun sequence, the following are encoded in one genomic region:
- the LOC126653578 gene encoding uncharacterized protein LOC126653578, whose amino-acid sequence MFDYRQLGVAATSADDPLIDLLDPLPFHSEHQLVGVDEGSPHPSQQQEKDAAVTGNKPVDKKRKKIEVRSKVWDHYERIVDESTGKFLMAKCLYCARVYHSNNKLNGTSTLRAYNVACFKNPHSKVTRQALLTLQHVINCEEGDEGMRQLGTWKFSQADVRNVLAYMIIIDELPFRFIEGKGFKRLMNVACPRSNTPSRWIVNRDCYQMYLDGRLKLKHF is encoded by the coding sequence ATGTTTGACTATAGACAACTTGGTGTTGCTGCTACTAGTGCTGATGATCCACTTATTGACCTACTTGATCCATTGCCCTTCCATAGTGAGCATCAACTTGTTGGTGTTGATGAGGGCTCACCTCATCCCAGTCAGCAGCAGGAGAAGGATGCAGCTGTGACTGGCAATAAGCCAGTGGATAAAAAACGAAAGAAAATAGAGGTAAGATCAAAGGTATGGGATCATTATGAGCGTATTGTTGATGAATCAACTGGAAAATTTCTTATGGCTAAGTGTTTATACTGTGCTAGAGTATATCATTCTAACAATAAACTTAACGGTACTTCAACACTTAGAGCATATAATGTTGCATGTTTTAAAAATCCACATAGTAAAGTAACTAGGCAAGCTTTGCTTACTTTGCAACATGTGATTAATTGTGAGGAGGGGGATGAGGGAATGAGGCAGTTAGGAACATGGAAATTTTCACAAGCAGATGTTAGGAATGTACTTGCTTATATGATTATAATTGATGAACTTCCATTTAGATTTATAGAAGGTAAGGGTTTTAAAAGACTGATGAATGTGGCTTGCCCTAGATCTAACACCCCCTCTAGATGGATTGTTAACAGAGACTGTTACCAAATGTATCTAGATGGGAGGTTAAAGCTAAAACATTTTTAG
- the LOC126688344 gene encoding glutamine-dependent NAD(+) synthetase-like, producing the protein MRILKVATCNLKQWAMEFENNLKNIKESIRQAKEAGAAIRLGPELEISGYGCEDHFLELDTVTHSWECLKEILVGDLTDGILCSIGMVVINGSERYNCQVLCMDRKIIMIRPKLRLANDGNYREFRWFKAWKQKYQLVDFQLPADISQAISQKSVPFGYGYVQFLDTAVAAEVCEELFSPVPPHTELALNGVEVFLNASGSHHQLRKLNLRVRALESATRTLGGVYVYSNHQGCDGGRLYYDGCSCVVLNGDVISLASQFSLKDVELVIAQVDLDKVTSQRGSVISFQQQSKGISTVKSVQVPVNLCRSLDRQVFLSSPIKLNYHCPEEEIALGPACWLWDYLRRSGASGFLLPLSGGADSSSVSAIVGSMCQLVVKEIASGNEQVKSDAVRIGCYSEGKYPTDPKEFAGRIFYTLFLGTENSSQETRNLSKKLAAEVGSKHYNLTIDTMVSPLVTFFQTLTGKLPRFTVDGGSEVENLALQNIQARMRMVIAFMLASLLPWINNKPKYHLVLSTSNVDESLRGHLTKYDCSSADLNPLGSMNKTDIWAFMRWGAVNLGYPTLAAVADAPPSAELEPIRPDYRQTDELDMGMTYEELSLYGKLRKTFRCGPMSMFKNLCCEWSSKCSPSEVAEKVKLFFHYYSINRHKMTTLTPSYYVESYSAEDNRYDLRQFLYNISWPYQFRKMDELVQKLEGNKE; encoded by the exons ATGAGGATCTTGAAAGTAGCAACCTGCAACTTGAAGCAATGGGCTATGGAGTTTGAGAACAATTTAAAGAACATCAAAGAGTCCATAAGACAGGCTAAGGAAGCTGGTGCAGCTATCAGACTTGGTCCTGAGCTTGAAATCAGTGGCTATGGCTGTGAAGATCACTTCCTTGAACTCGATACCGTCACCCATTC ATGGGAGTGCTTGAAAGAAATTCTGGTGGGAGACTTGACAGATGGCATATTATGTAGCATTGGGATGGTTGTGATCAATGGATCAGAGCGTTATAATTGTCAAGTTTTATGCATGGACAGAAAAATCATAATGATTCGCCCCAAGTTGAGGCTCGCTAATGATGGAAATTATAGGGAGTTTAGATGGTTCAAGGCATGGAAGCAAAAATACCAGCTTGTTGATTTTCAACTCCCTGCTGATATTTCCCAGGCCATTTCTCAAAAATCTGTTCCTTTCGGCTATGGTTACGTTCAATTTTTAGACAC tgCTGTTGCTGCTGAAGTTTGTGAAGAGCTTTTCTCTCCGGTCCCTCCACATACTGAGCTTGCGCTTAACGGAGTGGAAGTGTTCTTGAATGCAAGCGGAAGCCATCATCAGTTGAGAAAGCTGAATCTTCGTGTTCGAGCTTTGGAATCTGCTACCCGGACTCTTGGAGGAGTTTATGTGTATAGTAATCATCAAGGCTGTGATGGTGGTCGTCTTTACTACGATGGATGTTCTTGTGTTGTTCTCAATGGAGATGTCATTTCTCTAGCATCACAATTTTCTCTCAAGGATGTTGAATTAGTGATTGCTCAAGTGGATTTGGACAag GTTACTAGTCAACGCGGATCTGTTATTAGCTTCCAACAACAATCCAAAGGCATATCAACTGTAAAATCAGTACAAGTGCCTGTCAATCTCTGTCGATCTTTAGACCGACAAGTATTCCTTTCGAGCCCCATTAAG CTCAATTATCACTGTCCTGAGGAAGAAATTGCACTCGGCCCTGCTTGTTGGCTATGGGATTACTTGCGAAGAAGTGGAGCTTCCGGATTCTTGCTTCCTCTTTCCGGTGGAGCAGATAGCTCCTCCGTCTCTGCTATTGTTGGCTCCATGTGTCAACTTGTTGTCAAAG AGATTGCTAGTGGAAATGAACAAGTGAAATCTGATGCAGTTCGAATTGGATGTTATAGTGAAGGGAAATACCCTACCGATCCTAAAGAATTTGCAGGACGAATATTCTACACTCTCTTCCTCGGGACAGAAAACAG TTCTCAAGAAACGCGAAATCTTTCGAAGAAACTAGCTGCAGAGGTTGGTTCTAAGCATTATAATCTTACAATTGACACTATGGTTTCACCGCTCGTCACCTTCTTTCAGACACTTACAGGAAAACTACCACGTTTTACG GTTGATGGAGGTTCTGAAGTTGAGAACCTAGCATTACAAAACATTCAAGCAAGAATGAGAATGGTTATAGCATTCATGTTAGCCTCACTCTTGCCTTGGATTAACAACAAACCAAAGTATCACCTTGTTTTGAGTACCTCTAATGTTGATGAATCATTGCGCGGTCACCTTACCAAG TACGATTGCAGCTCAGCAGATTTAAATCCTCTCGGAAGCATGAACAAGACCGATATATGGGCGTTTATGCGATGGGGTGCTGTGAATCTTGGTTATCCGACTTTAGCTGCAGTAGCGGATGCTCCTCCAAGTGCTGAATTGGAGCCTATTCGTCCCGACTACAGACAAACCGATGAGTTAGACATGGGAATGACATACGAGGAACTCTCTCTTTACGGAAAGTTGCGAAAGACATTCCGTTGCGGACCTATGTCAATGTTTAAG AATCTTTGCTGTGAATGGAGTTCAAAATGTAGTCCGTCGGAGGTGGCCGAGAAAgtcaaacttttctttcattATTATTCCATCAATCGCCACAAGATGACAACATTGACACCTTCTTACTATGTTGAG AGCTATTCGGCAGAGGATAATAGATATGATCTTCGCCAGTTCCTATACAATATATCATGGCCATACCAATTCCGAAAGATGGATGAACTTGTTCAAAAGTTAGAAGGAAACAAAGAATAA
- the LOC126653606 gene encoding reticulon-like protein B9, translated as MSSYAYNSNDKTMPRTKLFGRKMPMHKVLGGGKVADELLWKNKNVSGGIVIGMTLIWLLFEVVGYNFVTLLSHISITTMLIIFICCTGAQLFNCFCVLANITIYVQ; from the exons atgtCTTCTTATGCATATAATTCCAATGATAAAACAATGCCAAGGACGAAGCTGTTTGGAAGGAAAATGCCCATGCATAAAGTTCTTGGTGGAGGAAAAG TTGCCGATGAGTTGCTGTGGAAAAACAAAAATGTATCAGGTGGAATTGTAATTGGGATGACACTGATATGGCTGCTTTTTGAAGTGGTTGGCTACAATTTTGTGACTCTTCTGTCTCACATTTCCATCACCACAATGCTTATTATCTTCATATGTTGCACCGGAGCTCAACTTTTCAATTG TTTTTGTGTGCTTGCAAATATTACCATTTATGTACAATAG
- the LOC126653605 gene encoding putative F-box protein At2g02030 encodes MKQQIISDDVIESIFLKLPAKSILQFRSISKYWNSVLTSPGFVATHRHLHHSQYCLLFVEDDSINVVQYVGLQQNDPVAVFTTRLSFPPPLQIFPSSWRDNSGRLYNYCGWKTGLFSSCNGILCIDMIGDLHNDTVNHGLHTFMCDHVTVLWNPCTNAFRELPKSGGYPKTTMDGRLAYLGFVYDSSNNDYKVIKVEHYFEGSFRSAVDIFSLKSNMWTSIADNIEFPYRIGDEATVINGGLYWLERDTETLDLETYQMLVRRGRLEYSEDYMQRIRTREKLFRFDFTTKLSTEQELPHMGENYNSYETQAFASLASDYLSLFTNNGDLWLLKDGSWVKHMTIPRVFQNEIGVDPDLMPLFFTKDNSIVTHAEGSTKSSVQVTYDPHQSSFKIYKVHGIQHSYRIILHNQTLVSPSIF; translated from the coding sequence ATGAAGCAGCAGATAATTTCCGACGATGTGATTGAGAGTATATTCTTGAAATTACCAGCCAAATCCATACTCCAATTCAGGTCCATCTCCAAATACTGGAATTCAGTTCTCACCAGTCCCGGTTTTGTTGCAACTCACAGACATCTCCATCACAGTCAATATTGTCTTCTTTTTGTAGAGGATGATTCTATAAATGTTGTACAATATGTTGGACTGCAACAGAATGACCCAGTTGCCGTCTTCACCACGAGACTCTCTTTTCCTCCGCCTCTGCAAATATTTCCGTCGTCCTGGCGCGATAACAGCGGCAGGCTGTACAACTATTGCGGCTGGAAAACGGGTTTATTTTCTTCTTGCAATGGAATTTTGTGCATCGACATGATTGGTGACTTGCATAATGATACAGTTAATCATGGTTTACACACATTCATGTGCGATCATGTTACAGTGTTATGGAATCCATGCACCAATGCATTCAGAGAATTACCAAAATCAGGCGGTTATCCAAAAACTACCATGGACGGCAGGTTAGCTTATCTAGGGTTTGTTTATGATTCATCCAACAATGACTATAAAGTCATAAAAGTTGAACACTATTTTGAAGGTTCCTTTAGATCAGCAGTTGATATATTTTCACTTAAATCGAATATGTGGACAAGCATTGCCGATAATATTGAGTTTCCGTATAGAATTGGTGATGAGGCCACTGTAATAAACGGGGGACTGTATTGGCTAGAGCGTGATACTGAGACATTAGATCTCGAAACGTACCAGATGCTAGTGAGGCGTGGTCGTTTAGAATACAGTGAAGATTATATGCAGAGAATAAGAACTCGAGAGAAACTGTTTCGCTTTGATTTTACTACGAAATTAAGCACGGAGCAAGAGTTACCTCATATGGGTGAGAATTACAACAGCTATGAAACACAAGCGTTTGCAAGTTTAGCAAGTGATTACCTCTCTTTATTTACCAACAATGGTGATCTTTGGCTATTGAAAGACGGGAGTTGGGTGAAACATATGACAATCCCTCGAGTTTTTCAGAATGAAATTGGTGTTGATCCGGATTTGATGCCACTCTTTTTCACCAAAGACAATTCCATTGTTACGCATGCAGAGGGAAGTACAAAGAGCTCTGTACAGGTTACCTATGACCCGCATCAGTCTTCCTTCAAGATATATAAGGTTCATGGAATACAACATTCGTATCGCATCATCTTACACAACCAGACACTTGTTTCGCCTTCAATTTTCTAG
- the LOC126687521 gene encoding putative F-box protein At3g25750, with protein MAEGTKSRWPDLPTDILASIIKLLEVRIDIIRIGSVCRSWRNSIFYSREDQIVFPLKTPLHNIYLSQTFSLPKNTFLQFYPTSMYLIKPIYDDSRTAFLVKVEHHYSGRHKARLLDLFSQENDIYGNEVIDSRNYHVSELCKMCTWKSSSERGSFYLNSTDHKIFKKVILYPDDVWTTRENCVVFAIDSRRKLEYWKFGDEKWTTICNAKFGDMILYNGKVCATEYTIGHIWVIEISSNQVIKIALHEDFSRYNCAFLKSCGDLYLVGLGHSIAGIAKYPVYKLNIETPCRNWVRVACIGGGDRIFVLASQHTSSFSVSTNEFVRSEGNKIYKECFPKYYTYIECPWTHEQRNLQA; from the coding sequence ATGGCAGAAGGAACAAAGAGTCGTTGGCCTGATCTTCCGACGGACATTTTAGCTTCAATTATCAAACTTCTAGAGGTTCGGATTGATATTATTCGTATCGGCAGCGTTTGCCGATCATGGCGGAATTCAATTTTCTATAGCAGGGAGGATCAAATTGTTTTCCCTCTGAAAACCCCTTTGCATAACATTTATCTATCTCAAACTTTCTCACTACCTAAAAATACATTTCTCCAATTTTATCCGACCTCTATGTATCTCATAAAACCAATATATGATGATTCAAGAACCGCTTTCTTGGTTAAAGTTGAACATCATTACTCAGGGCGACACAAAGCACGACTTTTAGATCTTTTCTCCCAAGAAAATGATATTTATGGTAATGAGGTTATTGACTCGAGGAATTATCATGTATCGGAACTATGCAAGATGTGTACATGGAAATCCTCTAGCGAAAGGggttctttttatttgaattctACGGATCATAAAATATTCAAGAAAGTGATTCTTTATCCGGATGATGTTTGGACTACGAGAGAAAATTGCGTGGTGTTTGCTATCGATTCACGTAGAAAGTTGGAGTATTGGAAATTCGGGGATGAGAAATGGACCACGATATGCAATGCTAAGTTTGGAGATATGATTCTTTATAACGGGAAAGTGTGTGCTACTGAATACACAATCGGTCATATTTGGGTCATTGAAATTTCTTCAAACCAAGTTATTAAAATCGCATTGCATGAAGATTTCTCTCGATATAATTGTGCTTTTCTGAAGTCGTGCGGAGATCTTTATTTGGTTGGACTGGGTCATTCTATAGCAGGCATAGCTAAATATCCAGTTTATAAGCTGAATATCGAGACACCATGTCGGAATTGGGTGAGGGTGGCCTGTATTGGTGGTGGGGATAGGATTTTCGTCCTTGCTTCTCAACATACTTCTTCATTCTCCGTTTCAACGAATGAATTCGTGAGAAGTGAaggaaataaaatatataaagaatGTTTTCcaaagtattatacatatattgAATGCCCGTGGACGCACGAACAAAGGAACCTTCAGGCCTAA